The Plasmodium berghei ANKA genome assembly, chromosome: 12 genome contains a region encoding:
- a CDS encoding PI31 domain-containing protein, putative, whose protein sequence is MEKCETFKELIQLFGDLKREDVFVLFIHGFILDNDFSYKLNKEKECKYNEDRKIQISNEYIKYTPYNTSDNFFISKLLIDPEWKHNSGNYNFMYRNKKNSENATYNLNILKIEKSLVIQIINVENPSNIHSITINMDEYINENNKECLTIKDKINLNIPKLKKLCQTHILFNMQNNDNKQKKKINNLIIETNEHKINMSNSNSSEQLRVFQNFNDDNFDDKNPIIRQNLIPDLRNGNNILKPDGLLVGPNNKFFNPQNLRYDPIGPFGNEPNADINPFEFQNNFPF, encoded by the coding sequence ATGGAAAAGTGTGAAACCTTCAAAGAGCTAATACAATTATTTGGGGATTTAAAAAGGGAAGatgtttttgttttattcaTCCATGGTTTTATTTTAGATAATGATTTTTCttacaaattaaataaagaaaaagaatgtaaatataatgaagataggaaaatacaaatctcaaacgaatatataaaatataccCCATATAATACAAGTGataacttttttataagtaaattattaatagatCCAGAATGGAAACATAATTCAGgcaattataattttatgtatagaaataaaaaaaacagtgAAAATGCTACTtacaatttaaatatattgaaaatcGAAAAATCATTAgttattcaaataattaatgTAGAAAATCCTTCAAATATCCATTCAATTACGATAAATATggatgaatatataaatgaaaataacaaaGAATGTCTAACAATtaaagataaaattaatttaaacataccaaaattaaaaaaattatgtcaaacacatatattatttaatatgcaaaataatgataataaacaaaaaaaaaaaattaataatctTATTATTGAAACAAATGaacataaaattaatatgaGCAATTCTAATTCATCAGAACAATTACGtgtttttcaaaattttaatgatgataattttGATGATAAAAACCCAATAATAAGACAAAATTTAATACCTGATTTAAGAAAtggtaataatattttaaaaccTGATGGCTTATTAGTAGGGCcaaataacaaattttttaatccACAAAACTTGCGTTATGACCCTATTGGCCCATTTGGGAATGAGCCAAATGCCGATATAAATCCTTTTGAATTTCAGAACAATTTTCCTTTCTAA
- a CDS encoding DNA2/NAM7 helicase, putative yields the protein MWEKWDDEYFIKVFFNWGIFLKYSKDNEFHELEESIKNEGIDLNKDEHDNKTSDEVLLILQSYIIEKKNTYIDVSDYLVRIILRWNYYTSLRSENNLNICAVKNRLKIDINIKTLPSVYKNFEEYFYSYFPLFLIETQQLINNKKENESLKEFNINIIHDLKEMYNYEFHISIPFDELVFSNIFYGDLILLRFVPKKTEKHDLVFSPAHASLKKKEDNSTDSQVENDKETLEECSSNGSNEEEIDEILNPELLKKCIYVKDKEASSTISGEEKKDNCNVNNMKNDVEIVKKEINDKNNGNIYMVRKYCVRHLLGYVVGKNKEKIKIKFNLNFRNFDIIDKVRKNIIYDIFNKDKLNNYSVKISKVTNLISTLRQFNYLFNFRNSSIISEIIETQGKKRGPKKGNHISTNEEDVNSNNSITIKKRKCEITGDEYTNVEEKGKTMKIKKNELSQIVISEKKNNNLIKENTELNQELIEEIELKEKIRQHLNRKKILQNNFEEIKENEKILKIEENIIEKFDKFQNFKMDELENANEQFEGFYCIPNLLKNKFFNIYNNCQLRAINNSILNEGITLIQGPPGTGKTTTILGIISALIFYQKNEENKIENSDIVRKTNLDIQKTDENYKNREGLGWIVTQEKRETQKSPYGWINYDKKNDYCYFNENCFDALEYDEFFDNYSENGKVSKTSTFYFNKNNKQEHKNAYDIHLSIMNASSQVLNFSTNGNDNANIANEEDIHKNNENRIKNLISLAELFYNSYVNNKDSIGSNLNNIEKNSKLNEKSSYPFCVNDINRKMAKLSIEEDNKKMNIKKTKRIKNKKILVCAPSNAAIDEILRRLISSNSGILDEDGNLFNPIVTRIGGNVSSDLLEFSLEFKEQLFLYLNKKYDNKIYRQNLLKTSTIICSTLSSSSNISLTNYINHFDAIIIDEASQAIELDILIPLSFSCKKIILVGDPKQLSATVFSLFAKKHNYSRSLFERLQKIHKFNKCKYNLLSIQYRMHPDISHFPNRYYYNNKIKDANYFLFVLLKELEIKKYTKQLLVDDDEKKKNMKYILTDLNLSKFIENKFGNLPTNFNDILLCQKNEENFHWFFIPLLQHCVFYDISFSKQKKIKNSYINIHESEIVLQFLEFLHYIFTSENVKEWYKKIGIITPYAAEKYFLKKALKNFFEKKGYKNNVSNFIDIGTVDGFQGTEKEIIIFICVRTRGCFKKDEKKKINNLSIEKELIKSANDNKHLNEIKLEDNAEEAHSINELSESEMDEQMDDSNLFFSNYKRLNVALTRARYNLFIFGNCSFLNKCDAWNKIIEHYKINKKIIKIKKKIYLKKMKILSEDINEDYIFDDKNEIINKKIENSFYNKNIIDYNFIPIDENENETFNLKDFINSFDINNVKQNNLENNIYNEGDINYKPNEKNEYLLEDNIKTDKEFDEKEINDFFKELYNDSFDKEDNTSLQEKDEENIINDNSFKEIKETFTNNLSTQPNDLQMNIYNNEKKNVITTSSFVNKNLEQLDANPIANNLTENNSTNNNNNLNDEDNMTNLQNDDKESLNNMLNITQDRNNILHIKNNNYFIDTLNNCCKKNTGLLFAVKCILPNFSNIFLH from the coding sequence ATGTGGGAAAAATGGGAtgatgaatattttataaaggTATTTTTCAACTGGGgcatatttttgaaatattcaAAAGATAATGAATTTCATGAATTAGAAgaaagtataaaaaatgaaggtatagatttaaataaagatgaacatgataataaaacaagTGATGAAGTATTGTTAATATTAcaatcatatattatagaaaaaaaaaacacatatATTGATGTTTCAGATTATTTAGTTAGGATAATATTAAGGTGGAATTACTATACTAGCTTACGaagtgaaaataatttaaatatatgtgcTGTAAAAAATCGATTAAaaattgatataaatataaagacATTACCATctgtttataaaaattttgaagaatatttttattcatattttccattatttttaatagaaACACaacaattaataaataataaaaaagaaaatgaaagtttaaaagaatttaatattaatattatacatgatttaaaagaaatgtATAATTATGAATTTCATATTAGTATACCTTTTGATGAATTAGTCTTTtcgaatatattttatggaGATTTGATTTTGTTACGATTTGTTCCGAAAAAAACGGAGAAGCATGATTTAGTTTTTTCACCTGCACATGcttctttaaaaaaaaaagaagacaACTCAACAGACAGCCAAgttgaaaatgataaagaaaCTTTAGAGGAATGTTCATCAAATGGAAGTAATGAAGAAGAAATTGATGAAATACTAAACCCTGAGcttttgaaaaaatgtatatatgtaaaagaTAAAGAAGCAAGTTCTACAATCAGTGGCgaagaaaaaaaggataattgtaatgttaataatatgaaaaacgATGTagaaatagtaaaaaaagaaataaatgacaaaaataatggaaatatatatatggtgAGAAAATATTGTGTTCGACATTTACTTGGATATGTAgttggaaaaaataaagaaaaaattaaaataaaatttaatttaaattttcgaaattttgatattattgataaagttcgaaaaaatataatatatgatatatttaacaaagataaattaaataattattctGTTAAAATTTCAAAAGTTACTAATTTGATTTCAACACTTAGgcaatttaattatttgttCAATTTTAGAAATTCCTCGATAATTAGTGAAATTATAGAAACCCaaggaaaaaaaagggGACCAAAAAAAGGAAACCATATAAGTACCAATGAAGAGGATGTgaattcaaataattcaattacaataaaaaaacgcAAATGTGAAATCACAGGTGATGAATATACTAATGTGGaagaaaaaggaaaaacaatgaaaataaaaaaaaacgaattaTCTCAAATAGTAAttagtgaaaaaaaaaataataatttgatcAAAGAAAATACAGAATTGAATCAAGAATTAATTGAAGAAATAGAgctaaaagaaaaaattagacAACAtttaaatagaaaaaaaatattacaaaataattttgaagaaattaaggaaaatgaaaaaatactGAAAATCGAAGAAAACataattgaaaaatttgataaatttcaaaattttaaaatggaTGAATTAGAAAATGCAAATGAACAATTTGAAGGATTTTATTGCATaccaaatttattaaaaaataaattttttaatatatataataattgcCAATTACGTGctataaataatagtattTTAAATGAAGGAATAACATTAATTCAGGGCCCACCAGGTACTGGAAAAACAACAACTATTTTAGGAATAATTAGtgctttaattttttatcaaaaaaatgaagaaaataaaatagaaaatagtGATATAGTAAGAAAAACAAATCTGGATATACAGAAAACtgatgaaaattataaaaatagagaAGGTTTAGGATGGATTGTAACTCaagaaaaaagagaaaCACAAAAAAGTCCATATGGATGGataaattatgataaaaaaaatgattattgttattttaatgaaaattgtTTTGATGCATTAGAATATGACgaattttttgataattattCTGAAAATGGAAAAGTGAGTAAAACAAgcacattttattttaataagaataataaacaagaacataaaaatgcatatgACATACATCTCAGTATTATGAATGCATCAAGTCAGGTCTTAAATTTTAGCACAAATGGAAATGATAATGCAAATATTGCAAATGAAGAagatatacataaaaacaatgaaaatagaattaaaaatttaataagtTTAGCAGaattgttttataattCATATGTGAACAATAAGGATTCTATTGGATccaatttaaataatattgaaaaaaatagtaaattaaatgaaaagtCAAGCTATCCATTTTGTgttaatgatataaataggAAAATGGCTAAATTGTCAATAGAagaagataataaaaaaatgaacataaaaaaaacaaaacgaataaaaaataaaaaaattcttGTATGCGCACCATCTAATGCAGCAATAGATGAAATACTTAGACGATTAATTTCATCAAATTCAGGAATTTTAGATGAAGATGGAAATTTGTTCAATCCTATAGTTACTAGAATTGGTGGAAATGTAAGTTCTGATTTATTAGAATTTAGTTTAGAATTTAAAGAAcagttatttttatatttaaataaaaaatatgataataaaatatatagacaaaatttattaaaaacatCAACAATTATATGCTCAACTTTATCATCAAGTTCAAATATTTCActaacaaattatataaatcattttGACGCTATAATAATTGATGAAGCTTCACAAGCTATTGAATTAGATATTTTAATCCCATTGTCTTTTtcttgtaaaaaaataattttagtAGGGGATCCAAAGCAATTATCAGCAActgttttttcattatttgctaaaaaacataattattCTAGATCTTTATTTGAGcgtttacaaaaaatacataaatttaataaatgtaaatataatttattatctaTCCAATATCGAATGCATCCAGATATTTCCCATTTTCCTAATagatattattataataataaaattaaagacgctaattattttttatttgtattattaaaagaattagaaataaaaaaatatactaaaCAACTATTAGTAGATGATgatgagaaaaaaaaaaatatgaaatatattttaactgatttaaatttatcaaaatttatagaaaataaatttggaaatttaccaacaaattttaatgatatattattatgtcaaaaaaatgaagaaaattttcattGGTTTTTTATTCCCTTATTACAGCATTGTGTTTTTTATGACATATCTTTttcaaaacaaaaaaaaattaaaaattcatatattaatatacaCGAAAGTGAAATAGTTTTACAGTTTTTAGaatttcttcattatatatttacttcagaaaatgttaaagagtggtataaaaaaattggtATTATTACCCCTTATGCAgctgaaaaatatttcttaaaaaaagctttaaaaaatttttttgaaaaaaaggGATACAAAAACAATGTTTCAAACTTTATAGATATAGGAACAGTTGATGGATTTCAAGGAACAGAAAAAGAAatcatcatatttatttgtgttCGTACTAGGGggtgttttaaaaaagatgaaaaaaaaaaaataaataatctTAGTATAGAAAAAGAGCTAATTAAATCAGCTAATGATAATAAGcatttaaatgaaataaaattagaaGACAATGCAGAAGAAGCACATTCAATAAACGAACTATCTGAATCGGAAATGGATGAACAAATGGATGACTCAAACCTCTTTTTTTCAAACTATAAACGTTTGAATGTGGCTTTAACACGTGCTcgatataatttatttatttttgggaattgctcatttttaaacaaatgTGATGCatggaataaaataatagagcattacaaaataaataaaaaaataattaaaattaaaaaaaaaatatatttgaaaaaaatgaaaatattatcagaagatataaatgaagattatatatttgatgataaaaatgaaataattaataaaaaaattgaaaattcattttataataaaaatataattgactataattttattccCATCGATGAAAATGAGAATGAaacatttaatttaaaagattttattaactcttttgatataaataatgttaaacaaaataatttagaaaacaatatatataatgaaggggatataaattataaaccaaatgaaaaaaatgaatatttattagaagataatataaaaacagaTAAAGAATttgatgaaaaagaaattaacgatttttttaaagaattgTATAATGATAGTTTTGATAAAGAAGATAACACATCTTTACAAGAAAaagatgaagaaaatattatcaatgATAATAgttttaaagaaataaaagagACATTTACTAATAATTTGTCTACTCAACCCAATGATTTacaaatgaatatatataataatgaaaaaaaaaatgtaataacaACATCATCTTTTGTCAACAAAAATTTAGAGCAGCTGGATGCTAATCCTATTGCAAATAATTTAACTGAAAATAATTCGacgaataataataacaatttaaatgatgaaGATAATATGacaaatttacaaaatgatgataaagagtcgttaaataatatgttaAACATAACACAAGATcgtaataatatattacatataaagaataataattattttattgataCGCTTAATAATTGTTGTAAAAAGAATACGGGACTCCTTTTTGCAGTGAAATGTATTTTGCCAAATTTTtcaaacatttttttacattag
- a CDS encoding succinate dehydrogenase subunit 4, putative, which yields MKLKLNITKKKKGFGESIAESFKSLSNKIFGTGVDKYFKAINAAIILLFITILYYIHKFKSSTSRYKNIKLLYMYYGFLVCLTGLTISINWMYFEHTKSKKKNRISSLDVKMAYKKK from the exons atgaagttaaaattaaatataactaaaaaaaaaaaaggattTGGAGAATCGATAGCAGAAAGTTTCAAATctttatcaaataaaatatttggaACTGGAGTTGATAAATACTTCAAAGCAATTAACGCCgctataatattattatttatcacaattttatattacataCACAAATTTAAATCATCAACTTCAAGATATAAGaacataaaattattatatatgtactaTGGATTTTTAGTATGCCTCACTGGATTAACCATAAGCATTAACTg gATGTATTTTGAGCATacaaaaagtaaaaaaaaaaatagaatttCATCATTAGATGTCAAAA tggcgtataaaaaaaaataa
- a CDS encoding MORN repeat protein, putative — MAKNKNEKSKLKLFKDDGISSISLKNYTGIGTVIFYPCKNYKTQEKYYGNFLLGKKHGYGEYEYFNGDLYQGSFEHNKKNGIGTYFYNNYTNKRKGNKKIREKSQYSDNGESENESNESISEGNKSKSSENLDNTEEGESEESQNEGSQNEESQNEGSQNEESQNEGSEEREGKESSEKECNKKKKKLSEKLLSLMQDSNKLKTPKNITCNTNEGKSYYYGNYSNGMKHNEGLMVYKNGDIYVGAWRFGKKTGYGKYIYKKCKSVLEGYWENGYLSHGKWILPNGTYFIGNFKNNKPTGDGIWYFKDGTQLNVHYYKDEKKSKKKNEQTNKTSDPNVCLNCKPLYITYTRSSF; from the exons atggcaaaaaataaaaatgagaaaaGTAAATTGAAGTTATTCAAGGATGATGGTATATCATCAATTTCACTGAAAAACTATACAGGAATAGGAActgtaatattttatccttgtaaaaattataagacacaagaaaaatattatggaAATTTTTTACTTGGAAAAAAACATGGATATG GggaatatgaatattttaatggAGATCTTTACCAAGGCTCATTTGagcataataaaaaaaatgggataggaacatatttttataataactacacaaacaaaagaaaaggaaataaaaagatCAGAGAAAAAAGTCAATATAGTGATAATGGGGAAAGCGAAAATGAGTCAAATGAAAGTATATCAGAAGGAAACAAATCCAAAAGTAGTGAAAATTTAGACAACACAGAGGAAGGAGAGAGCGAGGAAAGTCAAAATGAGGGAAGTCAAAATGAGGAAAGTCAAAATGAGGGGAGTCAAAATGAGGAAAGTCAAAATGAGGGGAGTGAAGAAAGAGAAGGCAAAGAAAGTAGTGAAAAGGAatgcaataaaaaaaagaaaaaactAAGTGAAAAGCTGTTAAGTCTTATGCAAGATTCGAATAAATTGAAAACCCCAAAAAACATTACATGCAATACAAACG AAGGGAaaagttattattatgGAAACTATTCCAACGGGATGAAGCACAATGAAGGTTTGATGGTGTATAAAAATGGAGACATATATGTAGGTGCTTGGCgatttggaaaaaaaactgGATATg ggaaatatatttataaaaagtgCAAAAGTGTATTAGAGGGATATTGGGAAAATGGCTATTTATCCCATGGGAAATGGATATTACCAAATG gaacatattttattggaaacttcaaaaataataaaccaACAGGTGACGGAATATGGTATTTTAAGGACGGGACACAATTAAACgttcattattataaagaCGAAAAG aaatctaaaaaaaaaaacgaacaaacaaataaaacGAGTGATCCGAATGTTTGTTTGAACTGTAAGCCATTATACATCACATATACTAGATCCTcattttga
- a CDS encoding ankyrin-repeat protein, putative — MATEERIKLLVAAKKGVYEDIINLSKLQIPLGDYVQPPHNRTAFWYSCRNGNLKIARIILKKGSNINHKDANGISPLHISAKYGHLNIVKFLIENNANINIMDNEGQTAIFYAIINKHYETVKLLIENGANVQIKDNNNATVYDYADFMGRTKLSSYILYKSNELIAKNANYSINEDKEICE, encoded by the exons ATGGCAACT gAGGAGAGAATAAAGTTGCTCGTAGCTGCGAAAAAGG GTGTTTACGAAGATATCATTAATTTGTCTAAATTGCAAATTCCATTAGGAGATTATGTGCAACCCCCG CACAATAGAACAGCTTTTTGGTATAGTTGTAGAAATGGAAACTTAAAAATTGCaagaataattttaaagaaaGGAAGTAACATTAATCATAAAGACGCAAACGGAATATCCCCTCTACATATTAGTGCCAAATATGGCCATTTAAATATCGTTAAATTCcttattgaaaataatgctaatataaatattatggataat gAAGGACAAACagctattttttatgccataataaataaacattatGAA aCTGTAAAATTATTGATAGAGAATGGTGCCAATGTTCAAATAAAAGACAAC aACAATGCAACTGTTTATGATTATGCTGATTTTATGGGGAGAACAAAATTAtcttcatatatattatataaaa gTAACGAACTAATTGCCAAGAACGCCAATTATTCGATAAATGAGGACAAGGAAATTTGTGAATAA
- a CDS encoding eukaryotic translation initiation factor 2 subunit beta, putative encodes MEEKIEEKIEDASKAFADVDKVNDEATQLFDFGEKKKKKKKKEVVSKVEVIIDGTGKVFEKGAVYPYEELLHRIQDLVNKHNIDLCISKKYTIKPPQVVRVGSKKVAWINFKDICTIMNRNEEHVFHFVLAELGTEGSIAGEGQLVLKGKYGPKHIEALLRKYITEYVTCQMCKSPNTAMEKDSRTRLFHQHCNACGAKRSVTTIKSGFHALGRGERRKAKHTN; translated from the exons atggaagaaaaaattgaagaaaaaattgaagACGCCAGCAAAGCCTTTGCTGATGTTGACAAAGTAAATGATGAAGCAACAcaattatttgattttggtgaaaaaaaaaagaaaaaaaaaaagaaggaAGTTGTAAGCAAAGTCGAAGTTATTATTGATGGTACAGGAAAAGTATTTGAAAAAGGTGCAGTATATCCATATGAAGAATTATTGCATAGAATTCAAGATTTGGTtaataaacataatatagatttatgcatatcaaaaaaatatacaataaaaCCACCACAAGTTGTTAGGGTCGGTTCAAAAAAAGTAGCATGgattaattttaaagatATATGTACAATTATGAACAGGAATGAAGAACACGTCTTTCATTTTGTCCTTGCGGAATTAGGAACTGAAGGATCTATAGCAGGAGAAGGACAATTAGTtttaaaaggaaaatatgGGCCTAAACATATCGAAGCATTgttaagaaaatatataacagaATATGTTACTTGTCAAATGTGTAAAAGTCCAAATACTGCTATGGAGAAAGATAGTAGAACGAGACTTTTTCATCAACATTGTAACGCTTGTGGAGCAAAAAG ATCTGTTACAACTATCAAGAGTGGTTTCCACGCCCTTGGAAGGGGAGAAAGAAGAAAAGCAAAACACACAAACTAa
- a CDS encoding dolichyl-phosphate-mannose--protein mannosyltransferase, putative yields the protein MIYNHHFIGIFFWVSFFFKVYNCLYVTDGSAIILENTGTKYKLFSTDMKWGTGSGNQIVTTITTNKNDEELLWIVNLYEESKSMMGNKIQCDEIVTLKHVKSNGYLIGSQHYSILSNNFELSIDKDNTFGKFQVICENKKGGSYWMLGENVYLKSLNQNGYLSTSKKYEFNQYNCHNCPILYHLETCITKSSYQMNEYKWIAKSGVIISAFGEEESNRYNDDDEL from the exons atgatTTATAATCACCATTTTATTgggatttttttttgggtttcgtttttttttaaagtataTAATTGTCTTTATGTAACTGATGGTAGCGCAATAATTTTAGAAAACACTGGAACAAAATACAA acTTTTTTCAACGGATATGAAATGGGGAACAGGTTCCGGAAATCAAATAGTg ACTACTATAACcactaataaaaatgatgaagaaTTATTATGGATTGTTAACCTTTATGAag aAAGTAAAAGTATGATGGGGAATAAAATACAATGTGATGAAATTGTAACACTAAAGCATGTTAAATCAAATGGCTATTTAATAGGGTCTCAGCATTATTCAATATTATCCAACAATTTtgaa ttaaGTATTGATAAAGATAATACTTTCGGCAAATTTCAAGTTAtttgtgaaaataaaaaaggtgGCTCCTATTGGATGCTGGGTGAAAATGTTTATTTGAAAAGTTTGAATCAAAATGGATATTTATCTACCAGCAAAAAATATGa ATTTAATCAGTATAATTGCCACAATTGTCCAATCTTATATCATTTAGAAACATGCATTACAAAAAGTAGCTATCAAAtgaatgaatataaatggATAGCTAAATCG GGTGTCATTATTAGCGCATTTGGTGAAGAAGAATCAAACAGATATAATGATGATGACGAACTTTAA
- a CDS encoding 50S ribosomal protein L22, mitochondrial, putative, with translation MLINLIKGGGNNINLINKRNINTNVQLRNPYYRKKGFWEWRRRIIHRYNEKRYIRKGIKPKIYNEKEEKIKNRKDDIYWTFKVYQLKISLRNLNNFGRLIKGLHLEDAIIFLESIPQIRINNILNSLLNSKDKIINNFNGDISRLYIDNVQIHYNTPMKYIKYHALGHFGLVKSYRNTFTYTIKQMNIQEFYHKIFIRGNVPRSLSHNMRLYLNQNRINKDNLIEWYPYICGNSRYYFREKLRYLNNIYQFNYYKSRNNWIQNYFRNIDRRKEELQMQRNNVTQMLEK, from the coding sequence atgttaataaatttaattaaggGGGGTGggaataatattaatttaataaataaaaggaatataaatacaaatgtACAACTCAGAAATCCttattatagaaaaaaaggATTTTGGGAATGGAGAAGAAGAATTATACATcgatataatgaaaaaagatatataagaaaaggaataaagcctaaaatatataatgaaaaagaagaaaaaataaaaaatcgaaaagATGATATATATTGGACATTTAAAGTATatcaattaaaaataagtttgagaaatttaaataattttggtAGGTTAATAAAAGGCTTACATTTAGAAGAtgctattatatttttagagTCTATACCACAAATAcgaataaataatatacttaattcattattaaattcaaaagataaaattataaataattttaatggAGATATATCAAGATTATATATTGATAATGTACAAATACATTATAACACTCctatgaaatatattaaatatcaTGCATTAGGACATTTTGGATTAGTGAAAAGTTATCGAAATACATTTACTTATACAATTAAACAAATGAATATTCAAgaattttatcataaaatatttataagaGGAAATGTTCCAAGGTCTTTATCACATAATATGagattatatttaaatcaaaatCGAATTAATAAAGACAATTTAATAGAATGGTATCCATATATTTGTGGTAACTCAAGATATTATTTTAGAGAAAAATTAAGATacttaaataatatttatcaatttAATTACTACAAATCAAGAAATAATTGGATACAAAACTATTTTAGAAACATAGACCGAAGGAAAGAAGAGTTGCAAATGCAAAGAAACAATGTTACTCAGATGttggaaaaataa
- a CDS encoding inner membrane complex sub-compartment protein 1, translated as MGNIVSCCSIDETKKYINDDEILETFSSAEINEFKKRLKNNIQIVVLLQDGTKLPCNLQANFAEKTLCISCHQKVRMINFSDIRSLLYGEEQLKRVETQANLISGNCCLALHLDDSGNCIPIKFEAMKDKNLFIYIMRDYKKN; from the exons ATGGGGAATATTGTATCCTGTTGTTCAATAGATGaaactaaaaaatacataaacgatgatgaaatattagaaa CATTTTCAAGTGCTGAGataaatgaatttaaaaaacgactaaaaaataacatccAAATAGTTGTTCTGCTACAA gaTGGAACCAAATTACCTTGTAATTTGCAAGCAAATTTCGCTGAAAAAACTTTATGTATATCCTGCCACCAAAAG GTACGAATGATTAATTTCAGTGACATTCGATCATTATTGTATGGAGAAGAACAATTAAAAAGAGTAGAAACACAAGCAAATTTAATTAGTGGCAATTGTTGTTTGGCGTTACATTTAGATGATAGTGGTAATTGTATACCTATAAAATTTGAAGCGATGAAAGACAAaaacttatttatttatattatgagagattataaaaaaaattaa
- a CDS encoding BET1-like protein, putative codes for MDFNSRKKKNKNYDLYNENINIYLEENDNYILDLESKVQTLKLIGSNMRDEVKTSNSLLHNLSDKIDNVNRKLTSVYRNVKNIIKRKGNKYMVYLVLFFLFLLFLMNYLYRKRR; via the exons atggATTTTAACTcgagaaagaaaaaaaataaaaactatgatttatataatgaaaatataaatatatatttagaagaaaatgataattacATCCTAGATTTAGAAAGCAAAGTTCAGACCTTAAAATTG ATTGGATCAAACATGAGAGATGAAGTCAAAACATCTAACTCGCTTTTACACAATTTg tCGGATAAAATTGATAACGTCAATAGAAAGCTGACAAGTGTTTATAGgaatgttaaaaatatcataaaaaGAAAG gggaataaatatatggtttatcttgtattattttttctatttttgttatttttaatgaacTATTTATACAGAAAAAGAAGATAA